The Tardiphaga alba genome includes a window with the following:
- a CDS encoding Isoquinoline 1-oxidoreductase subunit translates to MNKLVKYAMLALVAGGLSAGALSVAQFGTNEADAAVSNPKTLQPVSAFAKIKNKNERAVALFNEAGKVIQSPRCLNCHPAGDRPTQTDRMRPHIPLVVRGEGGMGAAGGLACTTCHHEENFDAANVPGNAKWSLAPIEMAWQGKTLGQICAQIKDKERNGGKDMAALVHHMAEDELVGWGWKPGGNRTPAPGTQKQFGELIKAWADAGAACPKG, encoded by the coding sequence ATGAACAAACTGGTGAAGTATGCAATGCTGGCGCTGGTCGCCGGTGGGCTGTCGGCTGGCGCGCTGTCCGTTGCGCAGTTCGGCACAAACGAAGCCGATGCTGCGGTCAGCAATCCGAAAACGCTGCAGCCGGTCTCGGCTTTTGCCAAGATCAAGAACAAGAACGAGCGCGCGGTCGCGCTGTTCAATGAGGCCGGCAAGGTGATCCAGTCGCCGCGCTGTTTGAACTGCCATCCGGCCGGCGATCGTCCAACCCAGACCGATCGCATGCGTCCGCACATCCCGCTGGTGGTGCGCGGCGAGGGCGGCATGGGCGCGGCTGGCGGTCTCGCCTGCACGACCTGTCACCACGAAGAAAATTTTGACGCCGCTAATGTGCCGGGCAATGCGAAGTGGTCGCTGGCGCCGATCGAGATGGCCTGGCAGGGCAAGACGCTTGGTCAGATCTGCGCGCAGATCAAGGACAAGGAGCGCAACGGCGGCAAGGACATGGCTGCGCTCGTGCACCACATGGCCGAGGATGAGCTGGTCGGCTGGGGCTGGAAGCCCGGCGGCAACCGCACCCCGGCGCCGGGCACGCAAAAACA
- a CDS encoding xanthine dehydrogenase family protein molybdopterin-binding subunit, giving the protein MTVHDTKLSRRTLLKAGAGLVIGAYVARGDKLFAQAAAPPKVNIAPNTFLIIKPDNTVTVLCKGIEFGQGPFTGMATLVAEELDADWSQMRADHAPSNPVLYKNLAFGMQGTGGSTAIANSYVQMRQVGAAAREMLVAAAAEAWQVPAGEITVEKGVIKHGSDKEGRFGEFAEKAMAMPVPADPKLKDPANFKLIGKEGVVKRLDSADKSNGKAFFTLDINEPDMLTVVVARSPKFGGKVKSFDATAAKAVAGVVDVKQVPTGVAVYAKGFWAAKTGREALKITWDDSKAEKRGSAELLQQFRTLSKTQGKLVKAEGKFEESMAKGGRVVEVEYVFPYLAHAAMEPLNAYLKWDGDTAYAKYGCQFPTPDHQAISKVLGLPIEKVKIDVILAGGSFGRRAQQTTHQAAELAEVAKAIGPGKGIKLVWTREDDMRGGYYRPYAIHRMRGAVRDGKIEAWSDTIVSQSIMKGSFFEQIMFKDGLDPTSYEGSNEIPYEVANFRCDMHQVDVGVPVLWWRSVGHTHTGYVVEAFVDELLEAAGKDPVEGRLELLGKKPRHAGVLKAVAELADWKNYKVPEGRARGVAVVESFKTFVAQVVELSMTEDGPKVHKVWCAVDCGVAVNPDIIRAQMEGGIGFGLGHILYAEQTLDAGAPVSGNFDTYRSLRINEMPEVEVVIVKSTEKPSGVGEPGVPPLGPAVANAMAKLGLGRPRQLPIVPGASA; this is encoded by the coding sequence ATGACTGTTCACGACACCAAGCTCTCGCGTCGCACGCTGCTCAAGGCCGGTGCAGGCCTCGTCATCGGCGCCTATGTGGCGCGCGGCGACAAACTGTTTGCGCAGGCCGCAGCACCGCCGAAGGTCAATATCGCGCCGAATACGTTTTTGATCATCAAGCCTGACAACACCGTCACGGTGCTGTGCAAGGGCATTGAGTTCGGGCAGGGGCCGTTCACCGGCATGGCGACGCTTGTCGCCGAAGAGCTCGATGCCGACTGGTCGCAGATGCGCGCCGACCATGCGCCGTCGAATCCGGTCCTCTACAAGAATCTCGCTTTCGGCATGCAGGGCACTGGCGGCTCCACCGCTATTGCGAATTCCTACGTCCAGATGCGCCAGGTCGGGGCGGCCGCTCGGGAAATGCTGGTCGCTGCCGCTGCCGAGGCGTGGCAGGTGCCCGCTGGGGAGATCACCGTCGAGAAGGGCGTGATCAAACATGGATCGGACAAGGAAGGTCGGTTCGGTGAGTTCGCCGAAAAGGCGATGGCCATGCCGGTGCCGGCCGATCCGAAGCTGAAGGACCCGGCGAACTTCAAGCTCATTGGCAAGGAAGGCGTGGTAAAGCGCCTCGACAGTGCCGACAAGAGCAATGGCAAGGCATTCTTCACGCTCGATATCAACGAGCCCGACATGCTCACGGTGGTCGTGGCGCGCTCGCCGAAATTCGGCGGCAAGGTGAAGTCGTTCGATGCGACGGCAGCGAAAGCTGTTGCGGGTGTGGTCGATGTCAAGCAGGTGCCGACCGGCGTGGCAGTCTACGCCAAAGGCTTCTGGGCGGCGAAGACGGGCCGCGAGGCGCTGAAGATCACCTGGGATGACAGCAAGGCCGAGAAACGTGGCAGCGCGGAATTGCTGCAACAATTCCGCACGCTGTCGAAAACGCAGGGCAAGCTGGTCAAGGCTGAAGGCAAGTTCGAGGAATCCATGGCCAAGGGCGGCCGTGTCGTCGAAGTCGAATATGTCTTCCCCTATCTCGCCCACGCCGCGATGGAGCCGCTGAACGCGTACCTCAAATGGGACGGTGACACGGCTTACGCGAAATATGGCTGCCAGTTCCCAACGCCGGACCATCAGGCGATCTCGAAGGTGCTCGGTCTGCCCATCGAGAAAGTGAAGATCGATGTGATCCTTGCCGGCGGCAGCTTCGGTCGCCGCGCGCAACAGACCACGCATCAGGCTGCCGAACTGGCTGAAGTCGCCAAGGCGATCGGGCCGGGCAAGGGCATCAAGCTGGTCTGGACTCGCGAAGACGATATGCGTGGTGGCTATTATCGGCCCTATGCCATTCACCGCATGCGTGGCGCGGTGCGCGACGGAAAGATCGAGGCCTGGAGTGACACCATCGTTTCACAGTCGATCATGAAGGGCTCGTTCTTCGAACAGATCATGTTCAAGGACGGCCTCGATCCGACCTCCTATGAAGGCTCGAACGAGATCCCCTACGAAGTCGCGAATTTCCGTTGCGACATGCATCAGGTCGATGTTGGCGTTCCGGTGTTGTGGTGGCGCTCGGTGGGCCACACCCATACCGGCTACGTGGTCGAGGCCTTTGTCGATGAGTTGCTGGAAGCTGCCGGCAAGGATCCGGTGGAAGGCCGGCTCGAACTGCTCGGCAAGAAGCCGCGTCATGCCGGCGTGCTGAAAGCCGTCGCCGAACTTGCCGACTGGAAGAACTACAAGGTGCCGGAAGGCCGCGCCCGCGGCGTTGCCGTGGTCGAGAGTTTTAAAACTTTTGTCGCGCAGGTGGTCGAACTGTCGATGACCGAGGATGGGCCAAAAGTACACAAGGTCTGGTGTGCCGTGGATTGTGGTGTCGCCGTCAATCCTGACATCATCCGTGCGCAGATGGAAGGCGGCATCGGGTTTGGCCTCGGCCACATCCTCTATGCCGAGCAGACGCTCGATGCCGGCGCGCCAGTGTCCGGCAATTTCGACACCTACCGCTCGCTGCGAATTAACGAGATGCCGGAGGTCGAGGTGGTGATCGTGAAGTCGACCGAAAAACCTTCGGGCGTCGGTGAGCCCGGCGTGCCGCCGCTCGGGCCGGCCGTTGCCAATGCCATGGCCAAGCTCGGCCTCGGACGACCGCGACAACTGCCCATCGTACCCGGAGCCTCGGCATGA
- a CDS encoding (2Fe-2S)-binding protein yields the protein MAAFTLKINGESRQIDVAPDTPLLWAIRDGAGLTGTKYGCGVAQCGACTVYLDGQPVRSCSMPVSAVGSSEVTTIEGVTSKEAKAVQAAWVAHDVPQCGYCQSGQVMSAAALLGLNPKPTDEDIDLAMNGNICRCATYVRIRAAIHSAAKTLEG from the coding sequence ATGGCTGCGTTCACCCTCAAGATCAATGGGGAGTCGCGTCAGATCGACGTCGCCCCCGATACCCCGCTCCTTTGGGCTATCCGAGACGGCGCCGGGCTGACCGGCACCAAATATGGCTGCGGCGTCGCGCAATGCGGTGCCTGCACGGTCTATCTCGATGGCCAACCCGTGCGCTCCTGCTCGATGCCGGTCTCGGCTGTCGGCTCAAGCGAGGTCACAACCATCGAAGGGGTGACCAGCAAGGAAGCCAAGGCAGTGCAGGCCGCATGGGTCGCCCACGATGTGCCGCAATGCGGCTACTGCCAGTCCGGCCAGGTCATGAGCGCAGCTGCGCTGCTCGGCCTCAATCCCAAGCCCACTGATGAAGACATCGACTTGGCGATGAACGGCAATATCTGCCGCTGTGCCACCTATGTCCGCATCCGCGCCGCGATCCATAGCGCCGCGAAAACGCTGGAGGGCTGA
- the soxA gene encoding sulfur oxidation c-type cytochrome SoxA, with protein sequence MISARAIIAFLLVWLAMPLSSDAAEIAPDQRRSGSSFMAPETRAMQDDDTSNPGMLWVLDGYALWKAKSSPSEKSCTDCHGDIGAMRGVSAKYPAFDEVLKQPVDLEQRINLCRTRHQDEAPLADDSRELLALTALIGRQSRGLPIEAGNDPRVADFVAKGRDLFTRRQGQLNLACSNCHDDNWDRQLAGSSITQAHPTGYPLYRLEWQSLGSLKRRLRNCMTGVRAQPYANDSEELINLQLYLASRANGLAVETPAIRP encoded by the coding sequence ATGATCTCCGCGCGTGCGATCATTGCTTTTCTGCTGGTGTGGCTGGCGATGCCGCTATCCAGTGACGCTGCCGAGATCGCGCCTGACCAGCGCAGATCCGGATCGTCTTTCATGGCGCCGGAAACACGGGCCATGCAGGACGACGACACGTCCAATCCCGGCATGTTGTGGGTGCTGGATGGCTATGCACTGTGGAAGGCCAAGAGCAGTCCGTCAGAGAAGTCCTGCACGGATTGCCATGGCGACATCGGTGCCATGCGCGGCGTCAGCGCAAAATATCCGGCCTTCGACGAGGTGTTGAAGCAGCCGGTCGATCTCGAACAGCGAATCAATCTTTGCCGCACACGTCACCAGGATGAGGCGCCGCTTGCCGATGACAGCCGTGAACTGCTGGCGTTGACGGCCTTGATCGGACGCCAGTCTCGCGGGCTGCCGATCGAAGCGGGCAATGATCCGCGGGTTGCGGACTTCGTCGCCAAGGGGCGCGACCTGTTCACGCGCCGGCAGGGGCAACTTAATCTCGCCTGCAGCAACTGCCATGACGATAACTGGGATCGGCAGCTGGCCGGTTCGTCCATCACCCAGGCGCATCCCACGGGTTATCCGCTCTATCGGCTCGAGTGGCAAAGTCTCGGATCGCTCAAGCGCCGTCTCCGCAATTGCATGACCGGCGTGCGCGCGCAGCCTTATGCCAACGACTCAGAGGAGTTGATCAATCTGCAACTCTATCTCGCGTCTCGCGCCAATGGTCTGGCGGTCGAGACGCCGGCAATCCGTCCCTAG
- the soxZ gene encoding thiosulfate oxidation carrier complex protein SoxZ: MAAALVNVPATAKRGDVIEIKALMSHVMETGYRHTETGEIIPRNIITSFTCRYDGVEVFRADLFPASSANPFISFFTMATESGTFEFKWIGDRGFQETASANITVS; encoded by the coding sequence ATGGCGGCCGCATTGGTCAATGTGCCGGCGACCGCGAAGCGCGGAGACGTCATCGAGATCAAGGCGCTGATGTCGCACGTCATGGAGACGGGCTACCGCCACACCGAGACCGGCGAAATCATTCCGCGCAACATCATCACCAGCTTCACCTGCCGCTATGATGGTGTCGAGGTGTTTCGCGCCGATCTGTTTCCTGCCTCGTCGGCCAATCCGTTCATTTCGTTCTTCACCATGGCCACCGAGAGTGGCACGTTCGAATTCAAATGGATCGGCGATCGTGGTTTCCAGGAAACCGCTTCGGCGAACATCACTGTTTCATGA
- a CDS encoding SoxY-related AACIE arm protein, producing the protein MTQTAAIQKLDDADRRRLLALGAGAVVALVGHRPAQATPDMMKAAIRDVVKGAVVRSGKVKLDVPPLVENGNTVPLTVSVASPMTEAEHVVSIHVFNEKNPQPNVGNFYIGPRAGRAQVSTRIRLADTQTLTAIAKLSDGSFWSATADVVVTLAACTEEAS; encoded by the coding sequence ATGACGCAGACAGCAGCGATACAGAAACTCGACGATGCGGATCGCCGTCGGCTGTTGGCCCTTGGTGCCGGCGCCGTGGTGGCCCTAGTCGGTCACCGCCCGGCGCAGGCGACGCCCGACATGATGAAGGCGGCCATCCGCGATGTCGTCAAAGGTGCGGTTGTTCGCAGCGGAAAGGTGAAGCTCGACGTGCCGCCGCTCGTGGAGAACGGCAACACCGTTCCGCTCACGGTATCGGTGGCGAGCCCGATGACCGAGGCCGAGCATGTGGTCAGCATCCATGTTTTCAATGAGAAGAATCCGCAGCCGAATGTCGGCAACTTCTATATCGGTCCGCGCGCGGGGCGCGCTCAGGTCTCGACGCGTATCCGGCTCGCCGATACGCAGACGTTGACGGCTATCGCGAAACTGTCGGACGGTTCGTTCTGGTCGGCCACTGCGGATGTCGTGGTGACGCTCGCGGCTTGCACCGAGGAGGCGAGCTGA
- the soxX gene encoding sulfur oxidation c-type cytochrome SoxX — translation MGVGAVTFLLAGTAMSEALRPYDVIDDAIPASLTGRSGDVARGRAIVVARQNTCLLCHSGPFAEQKFQGNLAPDLTGTGMRWSQGQLRLRLVDASRLNTATIMPSYYRTEGLERVGANWRDKPILSAEQIEDVVAYLETLKDP, via the coding sequence ATGGGAGTGGGTGCTGTCACTTTCTTGCTGGCCGGTACGGCGATGAGCGAGGCGTTGCGTCCATACGATGTCATCGACGATGCCATTCCAGCGTCGCTGACGGGACGTTCGGGCGACGTTGCGCGTGGGCGTGCGATCGTTGTCGCCCGGCAGAACACCTGCCTGCTGTGCCATAGTGGCCCTTTCGCCGAGCAGAAATTCCAAGGAAATCTGGCTCCGGATCTGACCGGCACCGGCATGCGGTGGTCGCAGGGGCAGTTGCGGCTGCGACTGGTCGATGCTTCGCGCCTCAATACGGCGACGATCATGCCGTCTTATTACCGGACCGAAGGTCTTGAGCGCGTCGGTGCGAACTGGCGTGACAAGCCGATCCTGTCGGCAGAGCAGATCGAGGATGTGGTGGCCTATCTCGAGACACTGAAAGACCCATGA
- a CDS encoding NAD(P)/FAD-dependent oxidoreductase, whose product MTQPHLTSRRTFLGQTAAAAAALMVTGPAIAQTRPRVVVIGGGFGGVSCARTLHALDGKLDVTLVEPNRTFTACPMSNEVIAGDRAIEAQQFGYDKVVAGGVKMATKAATKIDAAARSVGLADGTTLAYDRLVLSPGIDLRFDALQGYDEAAAARMPHAWKAGEQTLLLRRQLEAMDDGGLVVISVPANPYRCPPGPYERASLIGHYLKTKKPRSKLIILDSKDAFSKQRLFLQAWQELYPGLVEWVGLSHGGKVTSVDAATNTLVTEFDKHKAAVANVLPPQRAGQIAAIAGVTDRSGWCPIDPVTFESKQVPNIHVIGDACIAGGMPKSAFSANAQAKACASAVVSLLAGAAPAAPKLINTCYSLVAPDYGISIAGVYQPKNGLLTDVEGAGGTSPLEATLTFRNQEAVYARSWFDTITGEVFG is encoded by the coding sequence ATGACCCAACCTCATCTGACATCCCGACGGACGTTCCTTGGTCAGACGGCCGCTGCCGCGGCGGCGTTGATGGTGACAGGGCCGGCGATCGCACAGACGCGCCCTCGTGTGGTGGTGATCGGCGGCGGCTTCGGTGGCGTCAGCTGTGCACGGACGCTGCATGCTCTCGATGGCAAACTCGACGTCACATTGGTCGAGCCCAATCGCACGTTCACGGCATGCCCGATGAGCAATGAAGTCATTGCCGGGGATCGTGCCATCGAGGCGCAGCAGTTCGGCTATGACAAGGTCGTGGCCGGCGGCGTGAAGATGGCGACAAAGGCGGCCACCAAGATCGACGCTGCGGCACGCAGCGTCGGGCTCGCGGACGGTACAACGCTCGCATATGACCGTCTGGTTCTGTCGCCGGGGATCGACCTGCGCTTCGACGCCTTGCAGGGCTATGACGAAGCGGCGGCCGCGCGCATGCCGCATGCCTGGAAGGCTGGAGAGCAGACGCTGCTGCTGCGACGCCAGTTGGAAGCTATGGACGATGGCGGACTGGTCGTGATCTCGGTGCCGGCCAATCCCTATCGCTGCCCGCCCGGACCCTATGAGCGCGCCAGCCTGATCGGGCACTATCTGAAGACGAAGAAGCCGCGCTCCAAGCTGATCATTCTCGATTCCAAGGATGCCTTCTCGAAGCAGCGGCTGTTCCTGCAGGCATGGCAGGAGCTTTATCCCGGCCTCGTCGAATGGGTCGGGCTGTCGCATGGCGGCAAGGTCACGTCGGTGGATGCCGCGACCAATACGCTCGTCACCGAATTCGACAAGCACAAGGCGGCTGTCGCCAATGTGCTGCCGCCACAGCGGGCAGGGCAGATCGCCGCCATTGCGGGCGTGACCGATCGCTCCGGCTGGTGCCCGATTGATCCCGTCACGTTCGAGTCGAAGCAAGTTCCGAACATCCATGTCATTGGCGACGCCTGTATCGCCGGCGGCATGCCGAAATCGGCTTTCTCCGCCAATGCACAGGCAAAGGCTTGCGCGAGCGCGGTGGTGTCATTGCTGGCGGGTGCCGCGCCGGCTGCACCCAAGTTGATCAACACCTGCTACAGTCTTGTTGCGCCGGATTACGGGATTTCCATCGCCGGCGTCTATCAGCCGAAAAACGGCTTACTGACCGATGTCGAGGGCGCGGGCGGCACCAGCCCGCTCGAAGCGACGCTCACGTTCCGCAATCAGGAAGCCGTCTATGCGCGCTCCTGGTTCGACACCATCACAGGCGAAGTTTTTGGCTAG
- a CDS encoding c-type cytochrome → MRALAATLAVISIGPAMAASAPPPGAASCSGCHAVQGAASSAIPPIHGRDAGEITEAMTGFRNGTRPATVMGRIAKGFSDDELRPIAAWLAEQK, encoded by the coding sequence GTGAGAGCGCTGGCTGCCACGCTGGCCGTCATTTCTATTGGCCCGGCGATGGCGGCTTCCGCGCCACCGCCCGGCGCGGCTTCATGCTCAGGCTGCCATGCGGTGCAAGGCGCGGCATCGTCGGCAATCCCACCCATCCATGGGCGCGATGCCGGCGAGATCACGGAGGCAATGACTGGCTTCCGTAACGGTACAAGGCCTGCCACAGTGATGGGCCGGATCGCCAAGGGTTTTTCCGATGATGAGCTTCGTCCGATCGCGGCCTGGCTCGCGGAACAGAAGTAG
- a CDS encoding xanthine dehydrogenase family protein molybdopterin-binding subunit has protein sequence MAHGSLSKSPVLNRRAFVLGTAAVGSGLALGFDLHLGGPVAAHAADIPPEVNAWVVIKPDDTVVVRIARSEMGQGTLTGLAQLVAEELECDWSKVTTEYPTPGQSIARKRVWGDFSTGGSRGIRTSHDYVRKGGAAARMMLIQAAANEWAVPAAECTAANSVITHTPSGRTVTFGKVADAAGKLEPPKDVPLKDPKDWKIAGKPLRRLDTVEKVNGKMIYGADVTMPGMLNAAIKDCPVFGGKLKSFDDSKITGMKGVKKVVRVGDTAVAVVADTWWRAKTALEALPVVWDEGPNANVTSASIAKWLEEGLDPAQPAFIANKNGDAKAAIAGAAKKVEAVYAYPFQNHATMEPMNATALYTADKCEVWTGTQNGEAVFAAVVEASGLPSDKCEVYKIMPGGGFGRRGMTDYVRQAVAIAKQMPGVPIKLMWTREEDMLHGRYHPITQSKLVGAFDADNNLIGLHLRISGQSILASVRPEGMQNGMDPVVFQGLNTSGEAAIGYTIPNLLIDHSMRNPHVPPGFWRGVNVNQNAIYLECFMDELAHSVGQDPVEFRRKLMSKHPKHLAVLNAVADKIGWTTPAPQGVFRGICQHMGFGSYVAAATEISVTDGNKIKIHRIVAATDPGHAVNPWQIDRQIAGSFVYGLSALFYGECTVQGGRIEQENFDTYQSMTLKEMPKVESILMPSGGFWGGVGEPTICVAAPAVLNAFFAATGKRIRSVPLKSHDITFA, from the coding sequence ATGGCTCATGGTTCTCTCTCGAAGTCTCCGGTCCTTAACCGTCGCGCTTTCGTGCTGGGCACCGCCGCCGTCGGCAGCGGGCTGGCGCTCGGTTTCGATCTTCACCTCGGCGGCCCCGTGGCAGCTCACGCCGCGGATATTCCGCCCGAGGTGAATGCCTGGGTGGTGATCAAGCCCGACGATACGGTGGTGGTGCGTATCGCGCGCTCGGAGATGGGGCAGGGCACGTTGACCGGTCTCGCGCAGCTCGTGGCCGAAGAACTCGAATGCGATTGGTCGAAAGTCACGACCGAATATCCGACGCCGGGCCAGAGCATTGCGCGCAAGCGCGTATGGGGCGACTTCTCCACCGGCGGCAGCCGCGGCATCCGCACCTCGCATGACTATGTCCGCAAGGGCGGCGCCGCAGCGCGGATGATGCTGATCCAGGCAGCGGCCAACGAGTGGGCCGTGCCGGCGGCGGAATGCACGGCCGCGAACAGCGTGATCACCCATACGCCGTCAGGCCGGACAGTGACCTTCGGCAAGGTAGCTGACGCTGCGGGCAAGCTTGAGCCTCCGAAAGACGTTCCGCTCAAGGACCCGAAGGACTGGAAGATTGCCGGCAAGCCGCTGCGACGTCTCGACACCGTCGAGAAGGTCAATGGCAAGATGATCTACGGCGCCGATGTCACGATGCCCGGCATGCTGAATGCCGCGATCAAGGATTGTCCCGTATTCGGCGGCAAGCTGAAGAGCTTTGACGACAGCAAGATCACCGGCATGAAGGGCGTCAAGAAGGTTGTCCGGGTTGGCGATACGGCGGTGGCCGTCGTGGCCGATACCTGGTGGCGCGCCAAGACGGCGCTCGAGGCGCTGCCGGTGGTGTGGGACGAGGGCCCGAACGCCAATGTCACCAGCGCCTCCATCGCCAAATGGCTGGAAGAGGGGCTCGATCCCGCACAGCCCGCCTTCATCGCCAACAAAAACGGCGACGCGAAAGCGGCGATTGCCGGTGCGGCGAAGAAGGTGGAGGCGGTCTACGCATATCCGTTCCAGAACCACGCCACCATGGAGCCGATGAACGCCACGGCGCTTTATACAGCGGACAAATGCGAGGTCTGGACCGGCACGCAGAACGGCGAGGCGGTGTTCGCTGCAGTTGTCGAAGCGTCGGGCCTGCCGAGCGACAAATGCGAGGTCTACAAGATCATGCCCGGTGGCGGCTTCGGCCGTCGCGGCATGACCGATTATGTCCGGCAGGCCGTGGCCATCGCCAAGCAGATGCCCGGCGTCCCGATCAAGCTGATGTGGACGCGCGAAGAGGACATGTTGCATGGTCGCTATCACCCGATCACGCAGAGCAAACTGGTCGGCGCCTTCGATGCCGACAACAACCTGATAGGCCTGCATCTGCGCATCTCGGGCCAGTCGATCCTGGCCAGCGTGCGGCCCGAGGGCATGCAGAACGGCATGGACCCTGTGGTGTTCCAGGGGCTCAACACGTCAGGCGAAGCGGCAATCGGCTACACGATCCCCAATCTCCTGATCGACCATTCGATGCGCAACCCGCATGTGCCGCCCGGCTTCTGGCGCGGCGTCAATGTAAATCAGAATGCGATCTATCTCGAATGCTTCATGGATGAGCTGGCGCATTCGGTCGGACAGGACCCAGTGGAATTCCGCCGCAAGCTTATGTCGAAGCATCCCAAGCATCTCGCGGTGCTGAATGCGGTGGCCGACAAAATCGGCTGGACGACGCCGGCGCCGCAGGGCGTGTTCCGCGGCATCTGCCAGCATATGGGCTTTGGCAGCTATGTGGCGGCAGCGACCGAAATCTCGGTGACCGATGGCAACAAGATCAAGATCCATCGCATCGTCGCCGCCACCGATCCCGGCCATGCGGTGAATCCATGGCAGATTGATCGCCAGATCGCAGGCTCCTTCGTCTATGGCCTGTCGGCGCTGTTCTACGGCGAATGCACGGTGCAGGGCGGCCGTATCGAGCAGGAGAATTTTGACACCTATCAGTCGATGACGCTGAAGGAGATGCCGAAAGTGGAATCGATCCTGATGCCGTCAGGCGGTTTCTGGGGCGGTGTCGGCGAACCCACGATCTGCGTCGCGGCGCCGGCGGTGCTCAATGCGTTCTTCGCAGCGACGGGCAAGCGGATCCGTTCTGTGCCGCTCAAGAGCCACGACATCACTTTCGCATAG
- a CDS encoding (2Fe-2S)-binding protein, with product MANLTINGRTYDIDAEPDTPLLWAIRENAGLTGTKYGCGVAQCGACTVHVDGQQVRSCSMPLSEAVGKQITTIEGLAANGVMHKVQQAWIDHDVPQCGYCQSGMIMAVAALLEMIPQPTDEDIDHAVTNICRCGTFQQVREAIHSAAGV from the coding sequence ATGGCGAACCTCACGATCAACGGCCGGACCTACGATATCGATGCCGAGCCGGATACGCCGCTGCTGTGGGCGATCCGCGAAAATGCCGGCCTGACCGGGACCAAATATGGCTGCGGTGTTGCGCAATGCGGCGCCTGTACCGTTCACGTGGATGGCCAGCAAGTTCGCTCCTGCAGCATGCCGCTCAGCGAAGCGGTGGGGAAGCAGATCACCACCATTGAAGGGCTCGCTGCCAATGGTGTGATGCACAAGGTGCAGCAGGCCTGGATCGACCACGACGTGCCGCAATGCGGTTATTGCCAGAGCGGCATGATCATGGCCGTCGCAGCGCTGTTGGAGATGATCCCGCAGCCCACCGATGAGGACATCGATCATGCGGTGACCAATATCTGCCGTTGCGGCACGTTCCAGCAGGTGCGTGAAGCCATCCACTCCGCAGCCGGCGTTTGA
- a CDS encoding 2-hydroxyacid dehydrogenase, protein MAEKVLIYSRFPKAQMVRIGERFDLLDAGGKPPLSVFSADELKDVRTMITAGGHVLPAEVMDMMPALGAIICYGTGYDGVDFKAAAERKVVVGNSPGANAASVADLALTLMLAATRRLIPADQYVREGGWSDRKPSPLMAPQPGNPGRKVGVYGMGEIGRKIASRVAAFECDVAYTNRTKYDELPYRYEPDLAALVEWCDVLMIAVRAGAETHHIIDAKMLKKLGPNGYVVNISRGSVIDQAALTQALADKTIAGAGLDVFETEPHAPDALTAFPNVVLTPHIGGHTLDSHIGMQDCVIANLDAFYAGNTLPYAVKA, encoded by the coding sequence ATGGCCGAGAAGGTTCTGATCTATTCGCGTTTCCCGAAGGCCCAGATGGTGCGTATCGGCGAGCGCTTCGATCTCCTCGATGCCGGCGGCAAGCCGCCGCTGAGTGTTTTCTCGGCAGACGAACTGAAAGACGTGCGCACCATGATCACTGCAGGCGGGCACGTGCTGCCGGCTGAGGTGATGGACATGATGCCGGCGCTCGGCGCCATCATCTGTTACGGCACCGGCTATGATGGCGTGGATTTCAAGGCGGCCGCCGAGCGGAAGGTCGTGGTCGGCAACAGCCCCGGCGCCAATGCCGCCTCTGTGGCCGATCTTGCACTGACGCTGATGCTGGCGGCGACGCGGCGCCTCATTCCTGCGGATCAGTATGTGCGCGAAGGCGGCTGGTCGGATCGCAAGCCGTCGCCGCTGATGGCGCCGCAGCCGGGCAATCCCGGGCGAAAAGTGGGCGTCTATGGCATGGGCGAGATCGGCCGCAAGATCGCTTCGCGCGTCGCCGCTTTCGAATGCGACGTCGCCTATACCAACCGCACGAAATATGACGAGCTGCCGTATCGCTACGAGCCGGATCTCGCTGCGCTGGTCGAATGGTGCGACGTGCTGATGATCGCCGTGCGCGCCGGCGCGGAAACGCATCACATCATCGATGCCAAGATGCTGAAGAAGCTCGGCCCGAATGGTTATGTGGTGAATATCTCGCGCGGCTCGGTGATCGATCAGGCGGCGCTCACGCAGGCACTGGCCGACAAGACGATTGCGGGTGCTGGCCTCGACGTGTTCGAGACGGAGCCGCATGCGCCGGACGCGCTGACGGCGTTCCCGAATGTCGTGCTGACGCCGCATATCGGCGGGCACACGCTGGACTCGCATATCGGCATGCAGGACTGCGTCATCGCCAATCTCGATGCGTTTTACGCGGGGAACACGTTGCCTTACGCGGTGAAAGCCTAG